The Tigriopus californicus strain San Diego chromosome 10, Tcal_SD_v2.1, whole genome shotgun sequence region tgTGTGTCATGACTGCGAGTGAGAACAGAGCTGCCGAGGGACTCGCTTACCTGTCTTGGCCAACTGAAAAGTAATCaatttctctccctctcttcaGTCTTCCCTACTACGTACTGTAGGTCCCTAATACGATTTTATTACTTACTACTAACTCAGTTGTAGAGAAAGGACTCCACTCGCAAACTGGAATGAGACtgagtcatcatcatcatcatcatctaagCTTGTGGTTTTCTGCTTGGTACTACATACGAACATCTCCTACCTTTGGGATATGTAGTACATACACGAGCTAGGGGTATGAGATTGCTACATGTGTGGAGTATGTACTAACACTCAGAGGAGAAGAGGGGAAAGagtcaaaaacaatttgaattccGATGGTGCTTGGTCGCGTTTCTTCGACGTCTTTGGTTGGTCAAAAGGGTGTAAAACTCTTTTAGCCAAAGATCGTCCAACTAAAGCCGAGTAAAGTGCAGTCATCCATGTTCCTCATGAAGGTTCACTGATCTTTGGCTCTTTCTCGAATCGAGGAGCACCACAGGGAAGACATGAAAACAAGGCGATTCAAAGTATTTGCTGAAAGAAACACCCCTTTGCATTTTTGAAGAGAAAGGTATTGAATGGCATGCTTTGCTGGggagaaatgacaaaaatgtgcAGAGAATGTGCTATAGGGAGCGATGTGTACAGCCTTACAAGTCCATCATTATAGTGGCAAACATGGGAATTAGTCCCACAAATGAAGAGCACTTTTCATATCTGTCATGTCTTGCATCCCAGTCATAAGTAGATCCaacaaatatcttttctaCCAAGATTAGTACTTGGAAAgtgaaacaaaatttgttccgTTGGTGAAGTTTAGTTGTTTCTCAGCAAAAAGAAGTTCAAGTGTGGAATCTTAAATGTTGACCAATGACGCCAAAGTTCAAGTAGGGGTTCAAAAATTTAGCAACTTATGGGTTTTATTCGAGGGGTCAAATCACGTATTTTCTAATAAAAGCCTTATATATTAACTACTCAACTAGTTAAAGACGATTCTGCGTGTTCAATTTACAACGTAGCCTGAattcttgatttattcatACCTGTCTTATTGTGCCTTATTAAAgaccgtttttttttgttcatgtagtgaaaaagacataaaataaaataaaattggACTGGACATTCTATACTAGCCATTCAGGAAAAAGCGTTCACAATTTACAACGTAGCCTGAattcttgatttattcatACCTGTCTTATTGTGCCTTATTAAAGAccggttttttttgttcgtgtagtgaaaaagacataaaataaaataaatgtgGACATTCTATACTAGCCATTCAGGAAAAAGCGTTCACAACTTATTGGAAACCCTGTTCGGAAACATTTTCTCCAGCCATCCTTCTTCCTCAGTCAATCCTCTTCACGCAATAAGGGGAGTGTTTACAACAGAACAatgtggtgttggtggtgaaAAAGGAGTAGCCAAAACCATCGAGCCTACTAATGCATGCGCAAGCAAGAGTGACATTGTAACTTTCCATGGAAATCTCCGCATATTCTCTAGTTCATTCCCAATGCCGAAAAGTCAACAGGAGCCAAATATTTGTCCGACGTCTCAGTTTCTCCCCTACCTTCAGTCGTCTTCCTACATGTTACTACACAAAGAGGCGTCGCAAATGAAAACCAACTTTCTTTCCGTAGCAGGTTTTGGCCGGGATGGCTTCTGGAGCCGTTAATAAAAAAGGCTCTTCCTGATTTAAATGGGCGGAAACTCTGAATGACAATTGctcatgaaaaagaagacaacAGTCCAGACCTCGTGAAGAATAGGACCGATATTTGAGTCCCGCGAAGTCAAAGTTTTACGAGGACAGAGGTTGTTTCGTGGAAAGCATGCTGCTTTCGACTAAAATAAGTTGTTTAATCGATCGACTCAATTCGCGCCTGAGTGGAAGGACAAGAAGAGCTCAGGAAATAACTTTGGCACGACATTTCCGAATCTTTTGTCCATTACGTATAGTCGAAGTGCAATGAGGTCACAACATTGAAGTCTCTTAATGTTCGTCTTTCTAAGAGTGTCTGATGGAAATAAtgcaatcatttgaaaatggcctttttggaTACAATCTCAAGTGGATCAAGGAGTCGCTTTACTGCCTTGAACTAGATTCATCAGACCTGATATGACACGTCAACGCCGACCTTGCGTGTCTCAACAGAATTCAATACTACCCGTCCAGGCCCCTTTTTGAGAGGGCATCAAAGAGCAATTGGGACAGGGTTGAAGAGCTTGGAACACGAGTCCCACCATTCAAGATCATTCCTTACTTAGTGGACCACTGGAAAGCTTCAATCCTCGAATGGGGGAGGGGGTCCTACGACGTGTTTATCATCATCAGCCACAATAATCCGCAGGTTTGACGCACTTAGTCTGAAGTCCTACCACGTTGTCATTGTGTGGGAGAAAAAAGGCTCAACCGTGAGCGGCTGAATCAAGATAGAAAGGGACCTTGCtctttgggatttcaatcTTACAAATTGAAGCTGTCTGTTAATAGCACTCTTGTTGAGGGTCTAAATTGTCCTTTGGTGACAGGCAGAAGGGCCAACCAACTTGCCGTGCTACCATTCGATATGAACTATGATGAATATGTATTCTACGCTCGACATGATAGTCGGACGTTGCAAGTAAGTCTTAATTAACTAAACATGAGATCGTGAGGAATCAGGTTCTTTCGACCTGTTGAGGCCagtatttcttcatttttcgagAGACACAAATTGGTCAcgagatgatttttttttctgaaaaacgCTTGAAAATGGTAATTTCATCAAATAATTGGTTGGCACTCATTATTCTGAGGTGAATACTTTGGCATTGTCCTTCTTTGGGCCTGGANNNNNNNNNNNNNNNNNNNNNNNATGGTAATTTCATCAAATAATTGGTTGGCACTCATTATTCTGAGGTGAATACTTTGGCATTGTCCTTCTTTGGGCCTGGAAACATGATTTATATTATATCGTAAAGCGAGTCTTGGCTGTGGACCCAATTTTCACTTGGCTGTCTTCATGGGCCTCAAAGCAGAGTGAGAATGCATTCCCCAGACCCAATCTGGCTTTGAGTGAGTGgccaattgccaaaatattggtttcattttgggCATTTGCTAACCACAATGACACTTTATCCCTACTATTACGCACGTTGACCACAGCACCATTCACGATGTCTCCATTGTCTCCGAAGGTTTCGCCAATCATGGCCATCAGGATCTCACGCCAGTATTCGTCCAGCATCTGATACCTGAAGCGCTTATCCAGGGTCAAGGTCCATTTTCCACCTTTCTTATTGGCCGGATCTTCCCACATGGGCTTGATGTTGGACTTGAATACAGAGTAGTCATTGGAGGAATTAATTCTGGAGGGCTGTTCCACGTGATTGTACAAGGACCAAAAATCTTCCACCGTAGAAAACGTAGAAACCTACAAGCAAACAAACCCGAGAGCGTTTTAAGTAATGGTTATCAAAATAATCACGAGTTTACCGGTGACAATCTTAGTAAAGAGGTAATAGAGttgcatttcaattcaaagacaCCTGTTTTAAATACACCTTAATACTTATACATTGGGCGGCAACGTCGTAAATTTTGCCGCAGCGCTGGATTGATTCCTAATTCCCTATCCAGATATGGAAGAAAGTTCATTCAGGATTGATgcaatttgatctagaaacaAGTCATTGCTAGCCATTGGAATGTTGAGGGAAACATGTCTCgacaattgaacaaaattatcaGACTGGTATGCTATTGGCCCATGGGACACTGAAGCAGGAGTCAAGTATTCCCTGTAGATGTGCACATGATTTCGCCAACGAACCGTGGTTCGTTAAGACCTGCttgccaattcaaaactttgccACGCTAGTGTTTGAAAGTGCAATTTGGATCTTTTGGTCCGTGGAACAATGGGAATGGGAAATACTAGTTCATTTTACTACAATACTTCATGAGAAAGACTGACCTTTTTCTGGTTTTCCAACCAGGAATTTGACCTTATGTTCTGGTAATACCACAAAGTCCATGAGTGATTTAACGGGTGTTTGCAAAGCGGTGTGAGGGCGGATTCATTTGCACTCTCAATATATTGCTTCCGTTCACTTTCTGAACAGTTAACGGGAGGTTCACCCATTAGCGAGATCACTCTGTTTCCATCTCTTGTAATCGTCATGTCTTTGGGAGGTATTTGCTCTTCTGTAACAACAAAAAGGTTAATATGGGAGAATATTGATTAGTTaattttttctcttccaagTTGGCATCTTGAAAGGCAGACAATTTTTATGTACGTAGTAGTTATTCACAAGAAGCGGGACTAGGGATACATCAAATTGTTGGGGGCTAATCAGGTTTTTGGTCCATTCAAGATTTCTTCATAGAGTTCCCGCTCTCCAAGTTCGCTCTCAACAATATAGAAATAAGTGTCATTTTTGAGCGACTCCGGTTGGAACAAGAGTTTCATTTTCTCCTCGGTTTGAGCTTGCTTTTCCCGATCCAAATTGATATTGTCAAATTGGTTTCCTTTGAGCATTGGATGACAGGTGCGAAACACCATTAGGGGACTTAGGTCATAGTTCTGAAAGCTGTTCTTCCCAATGAGGCCAGCCGCCTCCATAATAAGTAAGATCCCAATCCCGCCACAATCTTGGGATTGGACCGGCTCGTGAGTGGTGCCCACGAACGTGTTCCCCAGAATATTGGGCTTTGATCGGCCCTGAACGAACATTCCGGTGAAGAGAGAGGATTCAAAGTGGTTAGATTTTAAGGTTGGCATGGCTTCATTGCCAATATAAACCCCGATATCgcactttttaaaatgattgtCGGACACCTGATACTTGGACCGTGAGGTCAGACTGATGGCAGAATAAAGTCCAAGTGTTGAATTGATCTGAGCGGGCTCCAATCCTAGGGAGGAGAGTCCAATCTCGGAGAATCTTTTGGCACAATGGAAGATCAGATTATTTTGGCACACCAAGTTGGATTCTTGACAAGCAATTCCATTGGAGCAAAGGTACAAGAAGCAGTTCTCGATTCGGGCTTCACAATTCAAAGTCAATGATATGCCCAATGATTTGCGGGAAAATGCGGTCAGGGTCCGTTGAATTCCATGAATGTAAGTCCCCGAGATGAGAAGTTTGGATTTGGAAGCTCTGATGGTTTGTTCGGGTCGATTGCCAGTCTGAGCAAATTCTGAATTAACCACTTGCACTTCCGAGCGGTCATTTACgaccaaatttgaaccaagaAATAAGCACGAGTCGATTAAGACCGTCGCCCCTGTGACTGTGATGGCCGCATAACTCTGGCAATGATCAAAAATGCACAGACGGATTTCCAGATTGGGTGGAGGGTAGTTCTTGGCTAAGTTGCCGCAGATCTTTTGATTAGAAAAGATGGCATCCACCTCGTTACATTCCAGACCATCAAAAAGGCAGGACTCGATAAGCACATGTCCAGCTGCCACGCCCAAGAACTTGGTATTTGTTCCATTGGATTCCAAGTTGAGATTCCGAAAGGTGATATTCTTGATGAGCGTGGGCTTGTTGGATTCCGTAGCGCAAATCAAGAACGTATTGAGTTTCTTAGCTGTAGAATTGCGTTCCTGTAAGATTTCCTTGTACTCGATGACACAATCACGTTGGCTTGATCCAATGATAGACACATTTTTGCCATGAATAAAACACGGCGAGGCCACTCCCTCTTCATCCAAGGCCGAAGCTTCGTAACTCCCAGGCTCTACAAAGATCACATCACCATCTTTGGCTAGACTTAAAGCTCGATCAAGTCGTCTCAAATGCCAAGGTCCCTCAGTCCCGGGTTCATTTTGATCCGCTTCTAAGGCCGCATTGACCACAAATTGAGCCTCACGTCGCCATTGACTCCGATCTGGATCTAACTCTTCCTCACCCGACGACAAGTACTGTTGATGCAAAGCCTGAAACAACGAAGATCGGAGCAAGAACGCCTCCTTCCATTTCACACGGTCCTTCAAAGCCCGATTACAATGCTCCACAGCCTCTCGAGGACGGGCCAAGTACTTGCAACATTTGGCCATCTGGAGCTGATCGGCGGCACAATCTGAGGATGAGGGTAAAGATCGGTATGCTTGCAAGGCGGCTTCATAATTGCTCGTGGCAAAATCTCGCTCTGCAGCCAAACGAAGCTGATCGGAGGAAAGTGAAGCCTCCACTGAAACCGACATGAGCAGTTCAATCGGCGAGTATCAAAGTGATCCGATTGTTCAGTCCGTATCCGTGTTGATGAAGCTCATCCGTGTCAAACCAATGAGTCACGgcaaaagaagcaagaaaGGCGCGGccttttgaagatgaagattGCTATCAAATATTGAACTGCTATTGATATCGCTTGGCAAAGATAACGAATAAGTCTCCGTTCATGACCGTGACTCAAGAATAACATTGAACGACATGGCGAGAACTTACTCGCATAAGTGTGACTCGCAAATATTGAGAAAGCTGAGGGTGGATCGGGAACGGCGACAGTTAACAGAAAACTGCGTGTTTCCTATTCCCAATCATAAAATGACACAATTGAGAACATTAATAACACATACGGTAACTAAAAAAAACCATATGCTGGCCAATGTAATTTGTTATAAGTTAACAGcctcatttattttttcactcGCCCCTCCGAACGTTCTAGCCGTAAGTACATATAAAACTTTAAGGAGTGGATAGTTCGCGATACCAGTAAACCGATAATTACAGTAATTACCGGTCCGAATCGTCACGACACCCTCCTTTCAtcggaaaattgaaatccgaATTTAGAATTCAGCATCATACGATTCAGCTGTTGTACGCCTGCTAAATAACTGGCATTGGTGACAAGATAGCAAGCAGTCTTTCCCACAGACGTCAGTCATCGGTTGTTCGTGCGGTCGTGTCGAGAATCgccggatgtacggtacagcagcaTCGGTTGTTCGTGCGGTCGTGTCGAGAatcgccccccccccccttcccacCCCGAGAATGCGGCCCAGTGTTCTCCGGTTTGTTGCGCCTTCATCCCTCTTTTAGCTTATAGGACCATGATATCCGAGACCACGGCGGAGAATCGCGCTCGTCCCGTCGTCGTCGATCCCGAGCGTTTCTTTACTTCTGCTGAGATTGCCCAACGGGATTCTAAACGGCTCCAGGAGCTCCACGTTCTTTCCTCCGAGTTAGGCAGTCTGGCCAAGCAGGCCCGAGTGTTCCAGTGTGCCTCGGGCCCGGGTTCCGTGGCCTTACTGGAGCACGATCGCTCGGCCCTTAAGAGCCAGGTTAAACGCTCGTTGGACCGCCTCCATAGGCAGATTCCAGCGCATGAGCAACAAGAACTGAACTTTTGATTCATGCTGTGATAAGATAGTGGGACGTAAGGCAGGGGGACAGGATGGGTCGTTGGCGATGGATGAACCTGTTTGTGGCTGCTTGGTTTTTGATCACTTTGATCCTGTTCTTGTATGCGATTCCGACGAATTTCGGCGGATGCTCGGATAAGTTGAGTCAAACCGAGGACAAGCTGAATGCTTTTCAGCAAGATGTCAAACGTCTCGGCCGGGAGAACTCTGATCTCAGGGACTTGTTGCGAAAGGCTCAAAACCAGTTGGAGTCCAAAGGGGACGCCCAATCGTCCGGTATGGACTGGGCTCGTCCGGACCTTAGTCGAGCCTTGTCAAGGTTCGTTGACGGACCTCCGCTTGAGTACGAACTCATGCGGCGTCATATCAAACGCGACTTGGATGAATTGTGGTGGTTTCTCCGGGATAATCTGGAGGGGGTGGTTCGGAAACCAGAGACGCCTGCCGAGCTCCAAACCCATCTGAAAGGGTTTGTGGAGGACATCCAACATCGAGAGCAAGCTATGCAAGTGGCCCTCATGAACCTCGCCCAGGTGGATGGCTTCGAGCAATGGCGCAAGAATGAAGCCAAGTCCCTCAGTGACCTTGTCCAGAAGCGCATTTACACCCTCCAAAATCCCAGTGATTGCCAATCGGCCAAGAAACTATTGTGCAGTCTGAACAAAGGCTGTGGGTTTGGCTGTCAGGTTCATCACGCCATCTACTGTTTCATCGTGGCTTACGGTACAGAGCGTATGCTCGTCTTGAAAAGCAAAGGCTGGAAGTACAACAAGGCCGGATTTGAAGAATTGTACATGCCCTTAAGTGAGACTTGCCCAAAGCCCAGCCTCGAAGGGAAACGCTCTTGGCCGGGCACGCCCGATAGACTGGTCGTCGAGTTAGGTATTGTCGATTCTGTGAACCCTCGACCGGAGTTCCTCCCGCCCTCCATTCCCAAAGATCTCTCCGAGCGAATCATCCTTCTCCATGGTGATCCCATCGTTTGGTGGGTGTCACAGTTCTTGAAGTACATGCTTCGCCCTCAGCGGGACCTGCAGCAGACTTTGGACGAAAGTGTCGAGTCTCAAGGCTTCAGTTCACCAATGGTCGGAATCCATGTGCGTCGCACGGACAAAGTCGGGACAGAAGCCGCTTTTCACGGTGTGGACGAGTACATGAAACATGTGAAAGAGTATTTCCAGTTGCAAGAAGTGCGACAAGGTAGACCAATAGTCACAAAGAGTGTGTATGTGGCCTCGGATGATCCCAAAGTGCTTGCCGAATGTCAAAAGAACTATCCAGATTTCACGTTTCATGGAAATCCAGACATTGCCAAAAGTGCCGCAGTGTCTTCCCGCTACAACAAGGACTCCTTGAAGGGTATTATCATTGATATTCATCTGCTGGCCCAAGCCGATTATCTAGTGTGCACCTTCTCGTCCCAAGTGTGTCGGATCGCCTATGAGATCCTCCAAGAGCGATTCACAGACGGAGCGGACCGTTTCAAGAGTCTGGATGACATCTGGTATTATGGCGGACAGAGCGAGCATCAGCAAATCGCCATCATGGACCACACTCCCAAGAATCGGCAGGAAATCGAGCTGAAGAAGGGCGATGTCATTGGAGTGGCTGGGAACCATTGGAACGGGTTTAACAAGGGTCGGAACCACCGAACAAATCGAGTGGGTCTGTATCCATCCTACAAAACGAAAGAGAACATCAAGATCGTGGATTTTCCATCCTACCCACACGTGGAGCTGTAGTCCCGTTCAAGTTGAAACACTCGCTAAATGTGATCTTTgccctcttctcctcctcccctcTCTTGGGTCAAGAGTCTTAATAGCATAATGTGAACATGTGTGCGTGTGAGCGTGTGTTTGTTGTTACCCAATCTTAACTAATTCATCTACTTACAACTTTTGCCACAATCTTGTTGATTTATGTCACAAAGAAACCTCATTGCTTGATGATAACCATTGTCTCAAATGGTCTTAAATTTCTATTGgtctcctctcttttttcctaCCCGCCCTTTTCGGCTAGATATTCTCCACCAAGTTTTGTGCTCCATAAATTTGATTCGACTTTTTTgttcactcaaaaaaaaatccatcatcTAAACTGATCTACGTGTCCAGAATTTGCCGTTTTTCGCACCCTGGTTTTAGAGAAAGCACGTGAAAAGGTGACCAAGTCAAACTATTTCATAAATATCCTTGGACTCGAACTCGAACGAATTTCtaacttcaaaagaaattccttcaagattattttgacaaagaactGTAGTGCACGATGCTACTACAAAGGAAAGAGCTTCGGAGTTATCCCACATATTGCATAGCTTTAAACATGGTCAAGGTCACGCTGAGCTCTGTTCGCTTGAACGATCTTTTCACGAAACGTGTGAATCACACTCTTCAAGTTATCGGCTAATATCTTGTCTCCAAAATGTCTGACGTGCCTGAAGGTTGGGAAGAGCGAACCTCACGATCCACGGGTAAGTAATATAGGATCTATGTAGCCGTTACCCGCAGTTCTCCCAACCTAGAGGCCTAATAAAAAAGAGGCGCCAATCGGCGATTCCAAGATTCCCTTGCTCTTCAAGTTGTTCGACAGCTGAGGGAAAGATTGTTCAGAGATTTCTTCGAAGTCCGGAAAGGAATCGCTGAAGCATTGCTTTCTATTCGATTTCTATTCGATTGATTTCAAGCCGATCGAGACTCGTTTTCAACTTGGCAATTCCTCGTTCAGAGATTGAAAATATCTAGCTGCACTCTCACATCTGGTTTTCCATCAGCAAAACCAAGAGCCACATCAAATTTGAGCATTGACGTCAGTCAAATAAATGCTCCACTATCTGGGACCGTGTACCGGGTTGAATATCTGTTCCATTCTCGTCAGACCTTTGTTCACTGCTCAAGCCTTTCATCGCACCATGAGCGCTACAACGGGTACTCCCTGGGCGGATTTTGTGAGTCAATTGGCTCCGACGAAGGTCAAAATCCGCGATCCATCGCACGTGAATCGATTGATTGAAGGCATGGTTCAAGGAGGAGCCGAGCAATTGCAATTGGTGGTGGATTTCGATTACACTCTCACCCGAGCTCATCAGGATGGGAAACCCGTGGATTGTTCTTGGGGAGTGATGGAGAACTACAAATTCTTGCCCAAGGCTTACTTGGATGAGACGCACGCTCTGAGAACAAAGTATCTCAAGATTGAGCAAGATTCGGCCATGAGCAACGAAGAGAAGACGCCCTACATGATCGAATGGTACACACACGCCAATCGACTTTTGAAAGAGTATGAGATCAATGTGAACATGTTCCCGAAGATGGTGGCGGATTCGAATGTGGCTTTCCGTGATGGAACCGACTCCATGATGAATCTGTTGGATGACAAGAAAGTCCCGATGCTGATTTTATCCGCCGGTTTGGGCAACTTGGTAGTCGAGGTCCTGAAGTACTTCCAATTGATGCACAACAATGTCAAAGTGGTGTCCAATATGTTCAAGTCGGATGCGAAGGGTCTGATCACCGACTTGGAAGGCGAAATGATCCACGTGTTCAACAAGAACGAGAACGCAATTCATGATTCGCCATACTTCAAAGAACTTCAAGCTCGCCATAACGTCATTTTGTTGGGCGACTCCATGGGAGATCTGCAAATGGCCGACGGCGTTGAGAACCCATCGGCTATTCTCAAAGTTGGATTTCTCAATGCCAAGATTGAAGAGCGATTACCTCAATTCATGGATGCATTTGATGTTGTTCTCGTCGACGATCAAACCATGGAGGTGCCCATGGCCGtcatcaaaaaaattgtgGCTGCGTCCAAGATCTAAATTTCCGTTTTTAATCTTTGTATGCCAAGTGAAGTGGCTTAATCGAATTCAAGATCTTTCTATCCCGTCTCGTTCAATTGTTCAATACAAGTGTTAACTATTCATCGCGTATTTATTTTAAGCCGTTTGTTTAACCATCAGTCGATATTGCACAGCCAATCTCAATAAATCCCTATTATCTAACTTTAGGACAATCCTACTTTATCAACCAATATACCAAAGAATCTCAATGGGATCGACCAACCAAACCGGCCGAGAAGTCGTCGCAAGAGAAAGTTGAGGCGAGTCATTTGTTGGTCAAGCACAAGGACTCCAGACGACCAAGCTCGTGGCGAGAGGAGAATATCACCCGAACCAAAGAGGAAGCCCTAGAGATCCTGGAAGGTTATCGTGAAGAGATTACCTCCGGCAAAGCCACTTTTGCGGAACTGGCTTCAAAGTACTCTGATTGCTCTTCTGCTAAACATGGAGGCAATTTGGGCCCATTTGGTCGCGGGCAAATGCAGGTAAAAGGTCATATGTAGGTTTTTATATAAGAGATgcatcttttttaaaatttgggagttttttttccagaaaCCTTTCGAAGACGCCACCTTTGCTTTGCCGGTGGGTGAGATGAGCGAGCCCGTATTTACGGATTCGGGTGTTCATATCATCTTGAGGACGCAATAAGCTTCGACAGGCCGAAACATTCCTTTGGACTTCTCTGACGAGGAACCCTAGTATCGTTTTCATTTCCTCTAAACTCTACTTCTATGTCTGATGTTACTACGCTtgcgaaaaaaaaccaccatAAAAACGCCAAGATTCCAGCACTAACTAACACCAAAACACTTTTATTATCATGAAGATTTCCATTGCAACACTCACAATACACGTACTGGGCTCAATTAAGAGGAAGGGTGGGCCTTTTTAACACAGATCAAGACAACACATGCTTTACTTTCCGGCCTCTGCGGCTTCTCGCGCCCGCTTCTGCTCTCGCCAATCGTACTTCTTTGGGTTTTGAAGCAGACCTGTCACACCCATAAATCCACTGCCATCTGTCACACCGTAGTCGGGTTTTCGGGCTTGAGCCATCTTCTCCTTCTGCTTCTTGGCCATCTCATTGATGAGCTCGTCCTTCTTCAATCGCATGATTTTCTCACGTTTCTGACGCATCAAGTCCAAGATGAACATGGTGTTCAGATCGCTTTCGTAGTCGCCATGAGGAGGTGCCACCTCCTCCTGGGCCTCGTTCTCTTTGTTCTCGgccatgatgatggtgataatGAGATGGTAGATTTTGACAACAAATCAATGTTTGAGAGGGTTCTGTTCAGGACAATAAATGCTGCCGAACGTTGGATAAGAAAGCTCTTTACAGAAGGGGATAGAAACGAGGAGTT contains the following coding sequences:
- the LOC131888829 gene encoding uncharacterized protein LOC131888829; the encoded protein is MAENKENEAQEEVAPPHGDYESDLNTMFILDLMRQKREKIMRLKKDELINEMAKKQKEKMAQARKPDYGVTDGSGFMGVTGLLQNPKKYDWREQKRAREAAEAGK
- the LOC131888826 gene encoding cytosolic 5'-nucleotidase 3-like, giving the protein MLHYLGPCTGLNICSILVRPLFTAQAFHRTMSATTGTPWADFVSQLAPTKVKIRDPSHVNRLIEGMVQGGAEQLQLVVDFDYTLTRAHQDGKPVDCSWGVMENYKFLPKAYLDETHALRTKYLKIEQDSAMSNEEKTPYMIEWYTHANRLLKEYEINVNMFPKMVADSNVAFRDGTDSMMNLLDDKKVPMLILSAGLGNLVVEVLKYFQLMHNNVKVVSNMFKSDAKGLITDLEGEMIHVFNKNENAIHDSPYFKELQARHNVILLGDSMGDLQMADGVENPSAILKVGFLNAKIEERLPQFMDAFDVVLVDDQTMEVPMAVIKKIVAASKI
- the LOC131888827 gene encoding eukaryotic translation initiation factor 4E-1A-like, which codes for MTITRDGNRVISLMGEPPVNCSESERKQYIESANESALTPLCKHPLNHSWTLWYYQNIRSNSWLENQKKVSTFSTVEDFWSLYNHVEQPSRINSSNDYSVFKSNIKPMWEDPANKKGGKWTLTLDKRFRYQMLDEYWREILMAMIGETFGDNGDIVNGAVVNVRNSRDKVSLWLANAQNETNILAIGHSLKARLGLGNAFSLCFEAHEDSQVKIGSTAKTRFTI
- the LOC131888823 gene encoding uncharacterized protein LOC131888823, which codes for MSVSVEASLSSDQLRLAAERDFATSNYEAALQAYRSLPSSSDCAADQLQMAKCCKYLARPREAVEHCNRALKDRVKWKEAFLLRSSLFQALHQQYLSSGEEELDPDRSQWRREAQFVVNAALEADQNEPGTEGPWHLRRLDRALSLAKDGDVIFVEPGSYEASALDEEGVASPCFIHGKNVSIIGSSQRDCVIEYKEILQERNSTAKKLNTFLICATESNKPTLIKNITFRNLNLESNGTNTKFLGVAAGHVLIESCLFDGLECNEVDAIFSNQKICGNLAKNYPPPNLEIRLCIFDHCQSYAAITVTGATVLIDSCLFLGSNLVVNDRSEVQVVNSEFAQTGNRPEQTIRASKSKLLISGTYIHGIQRTLTAFSRKSLGISLTLNCEARIENCFLYLCSNGIACQESNLVCQNNLIFHCAKRFSEIGLSSLGLEPAQINSTLGLYSAISLTSRSKYQVSDNHFKKCDIGVYIGNEAMPTLKSNHFESSLFTGMFVQGRSKPNILGNTFVGTTHEPVQSQDCGGIGILLIMEAAGLIGKNSFQNYDLSPLMVFRTCHPMLKGNQFDNINLDREKQAQTEEKMKLLFQPESLKNDTYFYIVESELGERELYEEILNGPKT
- the LOC131888828 gene encoding putative peptidyl-prolyl cis-trans isomerase dodo; this translates as MSDVPEGWEERTSRSTGQSYFINQYTKESQWDRPTKPAEKSSQEKVEASHLLVKHKDSRRPSSWREENITRTKEEALEILEGYREEITSGKATFAELASKYSDCSSAKHGGNLGPFGRGQMQKPFEDATFALPVGEMSEPVFTDSGVHIILRTQ
- the LOC131888825 gene encoding alpha-(1,6)-fucosyltransferase-like encodes the protein MGRWRWMNLFVAAWFLITLILFLYAIPTNFGGCSDKLSQTEDKLNAFQQDVKRLGRENSDLRDLLRKAQNQLESKGDAQSSGMDWARPDLSRALSRFVDGPPLEYELMRRHIKRDLDELWWFLRDNLEGVVRKPETPAELQTHLKGFVEDIQHREQAMQVALMNLAQVDGFEQWRKNEAKSLSDLVQKRIYTLQNPSDCQSAKKLLCSLNKGCGFGCQVHHAIYCFIVAYGTERMLVLKSKGWKYNKAGFEELYMPLSETCPKPSLEGKRSWPGTPDRLVVELGIVDSVNPRPEFLPPSIPKDLSERIILLHGDPIVWWVSQFLKYMLRPQRDLQQTLDESVESQGFSSPMVGIHVRRTDKVGTEAAFHGVDEYMKHVKEYFQLQEVRQGRPIVTKSVYVASDDPKVLAECQKNYPDFTFHGNPDIAKSAAVSSRYNKDSLKGIIIDIHLLAQADYLVCTFSSQVCRIAYEILQERFTDGADRFKSLDDIWYYGGQSEHQQIAIMDHTPKNRQEIELKKGDVIGVAGNHWNGFNKGRNHRTNRVGLYPSYKTKENIKIVDFPSYPHVEL